A single region of the Saprospiraceae bacterium genome encodes:
- a CDS encoding RNA polymerase sigma factor — protein MTNSELIAACQQDDRKAQQMLFDQYSPKMMGVCKRYLKSQEDVEDVLIEAFYKIFDHLPQFKAEGSFEGWIRRIVVNEALMFLRRRHNFNLTVEIDNNLDVKTTFSPQDQLEAQDILALLDRLPTGYRTVFNLYVLEGYKHREIAEILDISINTSKSQLILAKKKLQQHLKEINYPGLKKEETG, from the coding sequence GTGACCAATTCAGAACTTATAGCCGCCTGCCAGCAGGACGATCGGAAAGCCCAACAAATGCTTTTCGACCAGTATTCTCCCAAGATGATGGGCGTATGTAAGCGCTACCTGAAAAGTCAGGAAGATGTAGAAGATGTTCTGATTGAAGCTTTTTATAAGATTTTTGACCACCTGCCTCAATTCAAAGCAGAGGGAAGCTTTGAGGGCTGGATCCGCCGAATCGTCGTGAATGAAGCCCTGATGTTTTTGCGCCGTCGGCACAATTTCAACCTGACCGTTGAAATCGATAACAACCTGGATGTCAAGACGACTTTTAGCCCCCAAGATCAATTAGAGGCACAAGATATTTTAGCCTTATTAGATAGATTACCCACTGGTTACAGAACTGTTTTCAATCTTTATGTCTTGGAAGGTTATAAACACCGGGAAATTGCCGAGATACTTGACATTAGCATTAATACCTCAAAATCTCAATTGATATTAGCCAAAAAGAAATTACAGCAACATTTGAAAGAAATAAATTACCCTGGTTTAAAAAAAGAAGAAACCGGTTAA
- the lysA gene encoding diaminopimelate decarboxylase, with amino-acid sequence MNLENNRYQLSGGVDPLKLVEKYGCPLYVYDTAVMERQYQRIQEAFKVKRLTINYACKALTNISVLKFFNTLGAGLDTVSIQEVELGLKAGFKPQEIIYTPNCVSIEEIDEVAAMGVRINIDNLSILEQFGQLHPDIPVCIRINPHIMAGGNSKTSVGHIDSKFGVSFHQIPLVKRIITSTGLTVEGLHMHTGSGIVDADVFLSGAEILLNVAKEFEDLDYVDFGSGFKVPYREGDVETDIEELGAKISKRFNAFCKEYGKDLCLMFEPGKFLVSEAGYFLAKVNVIKQTTSTVFAGIDSGLNHLIRPMFYDAYHEISNISKPVAKKRFYTVVGYICETDTFGVNRRISEINEGDILCIHNAGAYCFSMSSNYNSRLRPAEVMIYKGKDYLIRERETIDDLLRNQVEMSFAVAKPSPEMAK; translated from the coding sequence ATGAACCTGGAAAACAACCGTTATCAGCTTAGTGGTGGTGTTGATCCCTTAAAATTGGTGGAAAAATATGGCTGCCCTTTGTATGTATATGACACTGCTGTCATGGAACGACAATACCAACGCATACAAGAGGCTTTTAAAGTTAAACGGTTGACGATCAATTATGCTTGTAAAGCCTTGACCAATATCAGTGTTTTGAAGTTTTTTAATACGCTGGGTGCTGGCTTGGATACTGTTTCTATCCAGGAGGTTGAATTGGGACTAAAAGCAGGGTTTAAACCTCAAGAAATCATTTATACACCCAATTGTGTGAGTATAGAAGAAATAGATGAAGTGGCTGCGATGGGGGTGCGAATAAACATAGATAATTTATCCATCCTGGAACAATTCGGACAACTGCATCCCGATATTCCCGTATGTATCAGAATCAACCCCCACATCATGGCTGGTGGGAATAGCAAAACATCAGTTGGCCATATCGACTCAAAATTTGGTGTTTCCTTTCATCAGATTCCCTTGGTGAAAAGAATTATAACCTCAACAGGTCTGACGGTTGAAGGATTGCATATGCATACGGGGTCAGGGATTGTCGATGCAGACGTTTTCCTGAGTGGAGCAGAGATTTTGCTTAATGTAGCCAAGGAATTTGAAGATCTCGATTATGTAGATTTTGGCAGTGGCTTTAAAGTACCCTACCGGGAAGGAGATGTGGAGACGGATATTGAAGAACTGGGTGCAAAAATTTCTAAACGGTTTAACGCATTTTGTAAAGAATACGGAAAAGATTTGTGCCTGATGTTCGAACCCGGCAAGTTCCTGGTAAGTGAAGCAGGGTATTTTTTGGCAAAGGTTAATGTTATCAAACAAACAACCTCCACCGTTTTTGCAGGAATTGATTCGGGATTGAATCATTTAATTCGCCCTATGTTTTATGATGCTTATCACGAAATCTCCAATATATCCAAACCAGTGGCTAAAAAACGTTTTTATACAGTGGTTGGTTATATCTGTGAGACGGATACCTTTGGCGTAAACCGACGGATTTCAGAAATTAATGAGGGAGATATTCTATGTATTCACAATGCAGGAGCCTATTGCTTTTCCATGTCATCCAATTATAATTCGAGGCTTCGGCCAGCAGAAGTTATGATTTACAAAGGTAAAGATTACTTAATCAGAGAGCGGGAAACCATCGATGATTTGCTTCGCAATCAGGTCGAAATGTCTTTCGCCGTCGCCAAGCCAAGCCCTGAAATGGCCAAATAG
- a CDS encoding inorganic diphosphatase → MLKRWTSLGGMCFIFLACQHQPHKENYSLPALDGNSVNVIVEIPAGTNTKIEYNPVNGVFVPDTLMGKTRVIEFLPYPGNYGFVPSTMMSETKGGDGDALDILVIGQSMPTGTVLKAKLIGALLLKDAGELDTKLIAIPMDENARTLKADNFLSLLLDYDPAKRIIEEWFLNYKGKGVMELIRWEDENYALQEIKKWSKTKE, encoded by the coding sequence ATGCTAAAAAGATGGACCTCTTTAGGTGGCATGTGTTTTATTTTTCTAGCCTGTCAGCATCAACCCCATAAAGAAAATTACTCATTACCTGCCCTTGATGGAAATTCTGTTAATGTCATCGTTGAAATTCCGGCAGGAACAAATACTAAAATTGAATATAACCCTGTAAATGGAGTGTTTGTACCGGATACCTTAATGGGGAAAACAAGGGTCATTGAGTTTCTGCCCTATCCGGGTAACTACGGTTTTGTCCCTTCCACCATGATGTCAGAAACTAAAGGCGGTGATGGAGATGCCTTGGATATATTAGTGATAGGTCAAAGTATGCCAACCGGTACGGTCTTAAAGGCTAAACTGATCGGTGCTCTCTTGCTTAAAGATGCAGGTGAATTGGATACTAAATTGATCGCCATACCCATGGATGAAAATGCTCGTACCTTGAAGGCTGATAACTTTTTGTCCCTGCTATTAGACTATGACCCTGCAAAAAGGATCATAGAGGAATGGTTTTTAAATTATAAGGGAAAAGGAGTGATGGAGCTGATTCGTTGGGAGGATGAAAATTACGCCTTACAGGAAATTAAAAAGTGGTCGAAAACAAAAGAATAA
- a CDS encoding helix-turn-helix transcriptional regulator: protein MYLTVGQRIKSFREGNKFSVTDFAHLLKISERNIYNYESDKTSPHMSFWESLFTVFEDLNPKWMLTGQGQMMLTDPEPQVRESITSYLKREELTDIILLIQKVRSLEEKIKGLEQDVFRLKNDLD, encoded by the coding sequence ATGTATTTAACTGTTGGTCAACGAATAAAGTCTTTTAGAGAGGGGAATAAATTTTCTGTGACTGACTTTGCTCATCTATTAAAGATTTCAGAACGGAATATTTATAATTACGAATCGGACAAAACATCCCCTCATATGTCTTTCTGGGAATCTTTATTTACTGTTTTTGAGGACTTAAATCCCAAATGGATGCTTACAGGGCAAGGGCAGATGATGTTAACGGATCCTGAGCCACAGGTAAGAGAGTCTATCACTTCCTATTTGAAAAGAGAAGAATTAACTGATATTATATTACTGATTCAAAAGGTAAGATCTTTAGAGGAAAAGATAAAAGGTTTAGAGCAGGATGTTTTTCGGCTGAAAAACGATTTGGACTAA
- a CDS encoding peptidogalycan biosysnthesis protein: MNFFSDRTCYPKEVLQYLLPQTRPFIQKMQDTKSLTQSAKSISASEDYSFFIYDEVADIPGDWDQLLEDRDVFLHTNYLMALASNPPEGMQLKYLLLKKGDAVIGVVLLQIIDYALTDSLKTIEGTERRSWSQWLSYKLASYLNFRVLVVGNLLLTGEHACCFDPTQISEAEGLQLIGSSLKAIKQQLTSSGLSINGILFKDTFGEESPFKQSGTFHRVTFQPNMILKLPSNWNSFEDYLQQLQSKYRVRAKRAFKKAAEVKITEWNLEEIEAHKQALYSLYLQIAEKAEFNMLNLSPDYLPSLKRSLKADFRLFAYHDKQGELLGFCTLIRNGSEHDAHFLGINPVINQQYQLYLNMLFNMLRCSIETQGINTVVFGRTALEIKSSIGALPYQMYCYLRHLNPVFNLLIGLLMKKYNPVVEWLPRHPFK, encoded by the coding sequence ATGAATTTTTTCTCTGATAGAACCTGTTATCCTAAGGAGGTTTTACAATACCTGCTGCCGCAAACACGCCCTTTTATTCAAAAGATGCAGGATACTAAGTCCTTGACTCAAAGTGCTAAATCAATTTCGGCTAGCGAGGATTATTCCTTTTTTATATATGATGAAGTGGCTGATATCCCTGGCGATTGGGACCAATTGCTAGAAGACAGAGATGTCTTTTTGCATACCAATTATTTAATGGCTTTGGCATCAAACCCGCCTGAAGGAATGCAACTGAAATACCTGTTGCTGAAAAAAGGAGACGCAGTCATTGGTGTTGTCTTACTTCAAATCATTGATTATGCCCTAACGGATAGCCTGAAAACGATAGAAGGGACGGAACGAAGGAGTTGGTCTCAATGGCTAAGCTATAAATTAGCCAGTTATTTAAACTTCAGGGTTTTAGTGGTAGGTAATTTGCTGCTAACCGGAGAACATGCCTGTTGTTTTGATCCTACTCAAATTTCGGAAGCGGAGGGACTCCAGTTGATTGGATCATCCCTGAAAGCGATAAAACAGCAGTTAACATCGAGCGGTCTGTCGATCAATGGTATTCTTTTTAAAGATACTTTTGGAGAAGAGTCTCCGTTCAAACAAAGTGGGACTTTTCATAGAGTAACCTTTCAGCCGAATATGATTTTAAAGCTTCCATCGAATTGGAATAGCTTTGAGGATTATTTGCAACAATTGCAATCCAAGTACCGGGTACGGGCAAAAAGAGCTTTTAAAAAAGCAGCGGAGGTAAAAATCACAGAATGGAATTTGGAAGAAATTGAAGCGCATAAGCAAGCGCTCTATTCCCTATACCTACAAATTGCGGAAAAAGCGGAATTCAATATGCTTAATTTATCTCCTGATTATTTACCATCCCTAAAAAGATCACTCAAAGCGGATTTTCGCTTATTTGCCTACCATGATAAACAGGGAGAATTATTGGGTTTTTGTACCCTTATCAGGAATGGAAGCGAACATGATGCCCACTTCTTAGGGATTAATCCCGTGATAAACCAACAATATCAACTTTATCTCAACATGCTTTTTAATATGCTTCGTTGCAGTATCGAAACCCAAGGGATCAATACCGTCGTCTTTGGTAGAACCGCCTTAGAGATAAAGAGCTCCATCGGTGCACTCCCTTATCAAATGTATTGCTACTTACGGCATTTAAACCCTGTCTTCAACCTGCTTATTGGTTTGTTAATGAAAAAGTATAACCCGGTTGTGGAATGGTTGCCAAGGCATCCATTTAAGTAA